In the Archocentrus centrarchus isolate MPI-CPG fArcCen1 chromosome 19, fArcCen1, whole genome shotgun sequence genome, ttatttattctgatGTCCGTTGTTTTTCATGGTTTCAtggtcagagaaaaaaaaaaaaacagacctgcAATAAATGAATCCGCatagaaaaaatacatttcctgTGTTTTAGGGTGGAATTTTCCATTAATGTACAAAACAACTGTACTTGTGTAAGCCACTTCAACGTGGGAAAACTTATTTTAAGGGTGACACTGGTTTTGGCATTTCACTTATTAAATGATACCCTACCCAGAATCTGATGATGGCTTTGCTCTCTTTGCTCAAACTTTTTACAGCGGTCTTTTGGGTTTCTGTTTGAGGAGTTTGGCTGGAATATTCCTTTAAACCCAATTGAAAATGAATGCACACCTcattaaaaacatctttattGTCACTTTATATTTTCATGGTATATCACTGGTACTGACTGCAGCACATGGATGTGAATCGCACTGTGTACTTACTGCAGGTGctcatactgtacgtacatatttATAGGAGGTCTGTTGATATCTTCGTGTGCAGCTTTATAAAATAACATATGCATGACGTTTCTTCTATAAAAAAGCGATATAGGGGTCGGACTTCATAATCAAAAAAAGGTGCACAGAGTGTCTATATAGAAGGTCTGCAGCATACAATGCACAATATATAATTAAGGCTTTAGCTGCGTCTAGCAAATACCAGTATTACATGTAGTATTACATTGGTCCATGTAGTGTAATAGATGAGGCTTTATACTGTGAATTCTGGGATCTCTCATTTAAtaattttcttccctttttctcCCCTGCTGGTATATTCCTGAGTAGAAAGAGATTGTGGTGATGCCAAAAGTTTGTATTAAGACCAAATATATTTTTCCAACCCTCCCAGAATTCCTTTCTGTGTTCTCATTAGTAATCTGGTCTCGCACTGAGAGCCTTTTCCCTTCGTATATGAGgaagtatataaaaaaaaaaaaatggataaagTGAACTTCAGGGTTTGCGACTTCCACACTGAGTAATGCCGGGCTTTTCCTTTGATTGTAACTACATTCGCTGGTACATCCGCACTTTCCATACCCTCCTTGCTTCAGTTATTTTCTCGTGCAGAGAAGGAAACATGTAGCATCAAGTCTTTCACTCCTTTTAGGTAcattcagcagcaggtttgtatCAAAACTTTAAATCCTTGGAGTACGCTTGCATAGAAGGAAATCAGTACTAGGTGTGAAGGGTTTCCGAGCTCATCCTGTCAACAGAGCCAGCCTTTGTCAACCATGCGATGATGTTAGATGATTGGTTTGATTGGATTTACAGAGGAATTatacatcacattttttttttttaaacaatttccTCCAACATGTTTGATTTTCTGAGCTCAGACTTTGATTTCGTCCTCATCATCCATATAACTGTAGGACATTTTCTTCTTTGGCTGGCTCATGAACTCTGGATCTCCCGTCGCCATCCTGCTCTGTCCCTTCAAGAGGCCGGCACCATAGTGGCGCGCAAGCACGTCTGTAGCACTCTGGAACCGTTTGCTCTCCATCCTCATCCCCATCATCCCCCGGTCAGGAGACCCCATCACTACATCAGGAACTTTTACAGAAAGGCCAATCCCATTCACCTCCATTGCGCTCCCATCCTCCTCTTCCCATTGGGCCCCATGTGGGCTCTTTCTGCCCCCACAGTCTTCCCTCAGCAAGGAATCCACATATGAGATGGTAGCCGAGTCCATCTCTGACCCGTCAGTGGTCAGCCCACATGCTGACCCTATCTCCTCTCCCTCCCAAGCGTGACTGTGCTCCTCCGGGTGGCCGTCGATCAGGCTGAAAACCTCGCTCATGAGGGAGGGTCCGAGGTCAAAGGTGAAGGTATCCAGGGAGGTGAGGGAAGGAAGAGAGTCGGAGAAGGCGGTAGTGCGGCTGGGGTCGGAAGTCCCAACAGAGGTGGAACAGGTGGATAAGATGATATCAGAGGGGTCGGTCAGAGAGCCGCGGTGAATGttggaggagcaggagatgggGACGGAGATGGATGGCTGCTGACGCTCAGAGCGTGAGAGACGAGGCAAGGTGACAAAACCGGACTCCAGACCTGAGGAAGACACACATGAAATccataaattaaatattaaagccGGATTGTGCCGCAGTGGCATGATTTTACACACAGTTCCATCAGGGGGCAGTGTGCATTCATATTATTTGATGATCACAGCCCAGCAAAAACTCCAGCATCAAAAGTGCTGACTTGTCCGGCTCTGTGAACAGTGAATCATCGGCCCGATGCTGCCAGATCACTGAAGAAGTCACGCTCTCACAAACTGCTGCCTGCATGACCCAAATGGGTAAATTACAGCACTTCTCGGTGCCAGCTGCACTGGGCCAAAAGTCTGGAGTTTTCATTCCAACCAAAGAAAACTGGATCACAGATTGACACATTTTAACCAGAGAGCGAGAAAGAATTAAACTAGTTAAGGAGGATTTGGTCTTACAGATAAAAAACACCACACATTAAAAAACTATTCCCTTTCCCTTACTGGAGATCTGATCGTATTTGAAGGATTAAAGAAGTCAGTAACTCAAACACACTCTGATCCCTTCAGATCATTTAAAGGAACTGTTTGAAATTTGGAGAAACCGATTATTTTCACTTATAATAAGATACTAAGATGCTAAATATGAAGCTGCAACCAGGTGATGGTTAGTCtagcttagcacaaagactGTAAACAATGGCAAACTGCCACCTTGACTCTGTCCAAAGTTACCAAATCAGCCGACCAGCTGTGAATCTCGTCATTTGTTATGaagtgctgttgctgtttataGATTTATCTGGTCTTTATcattttcagacaaaaaaattccaaaaatgtaaaacagtttatttaaacttGAACGCCACGAAGTCACTGAATCGTTAGACAAAGAAGTTAATGATAAAGTGGAAACTTACAAAGGTCAAAAAAAGGACTTTCCTGTGGGCTGTATTTAAATTCACCAAACCcttcagacagacacacacacacacacacacacacacacacacacacacacacacacacacacacacacacacacacacacacacacacacagtgggccAGACTGCATGAGCCATGAGTGTGGTGTTAACAGGGGTCATTCAAACAGCCTCCCAGACAGCTCGCTGCCAGCTCAGTCTGGACCTCTGGGTATTATCAGAGTGAACGCTGCTGATTACAAGCCAAGGTGATTCATAAGGACATCTGGGGCAAATCTGTCTCTAGATTACTGGGTAGATAATGGATGagttttactgcactgcacagGTGATTGACACTTTCCTGTAGTTTCTAGTTAACGCTGGTTAACTCGTTTGGTTTAGTTTGTGCCATTTAATATAAAGGAAAACGTTTATCCTTACATTTAGGGGCGGTTTGAGGATTTGCTTAATCCCTGAAGGACTGGGCAAAAAGAAATGACGTGACATTGTGTTGGGAAGTTATTTTAGACTTGGGAAGTTTTTTTAGTCCATTATTAATTGAGTTAgtttcacacagcaaaccaGGAAGAACTTGTGCAACTTTAGCTTATATGCACCCAGCACATGGATGTGGAATTTATGGTCCCATGTTGGCAGCTCTTTGGCTACACAGAGTGAGTGATTATGGGAAATCAGTGCAGAGGCTACAGAAGCAGACTTGTGTGTGTAGTCCTATGAAACATGACACTACTAGCCAGGATACTGCAGAATACTGATTCCCATTTGGAGAAGATCAGCATTCATGTagtgcttttgtgtttttgatcaCCTACTGAATGTAACCCTACTATTTACCAAGTATTTTTTGTCTCTACCAAATCCAGAGGGAAATACTCATCTCTTTACCTGCTAAATTCTGGTTTTCCATTCTGATGTGTGGTGCAGGCTAATAAGAACTAATAAGAGTGATAAAAGTGAACCAAATTATGCTGTGAACAATCATTCAATCCAAAAAACCAGTATCTTCCACTCACCATAAGAGCTTTTCTTCT is a window encoding:
- the cdc42ep1a gene encoding cdc42 effector protein 1, which produces MNLQEKLSGLKGLVSHSHSKRRFKGDLTVDMISPPLGDFRHTMHVGRGGDVFGDTSFLSNHGGTTNGNNGETDSVSTPDNKIGAFFSRTLRQIRRGSDNRPREASKDLSPPPPVVSPIIKNAISLPRLDVDMPNGSPTIKVLFPSSQNTPEEKKSSYGLESGFVTLPRLSRSERQQPSISVPISCSSNIHRGSLTDPSDIILSTCSTSVGTSDPSRTTAFSDSLPSLTSLDTFTFDLGPSLMSEVFSLIDGHPEEHSHAWEGEEIGSACGLTTDGSEMDSATISYVDSLLREDCGGRKSPHGAQWEEEDGSAMEVNGIGLSVKVPDVVMGSPDRGMMGMRMESKRFQSATDVLARHYGAGLLKGQSRMATGDPEFMSQPKKKMSYSYMDDEDEIKV